From a region of the Oryza sativa Japonica Group chromosome 6, ASM3414082v1 genome:
- the LOC136357135 gene encoding uncharacterized protein, producing MERILQAGARSVGREIEEARTEAASANQRADLLARDLAEAREDLLKMRELVAGNEMQWHGLEHRMSELEGHMIDIRSSLRTSFTSLHQLAEERGVTTTISAHPDEFSLTSSLVELATAMEEIPSKHAASISEETSNGIYTRA from the coding sequence ATGGAGCGCATCCTCCAGGCCGGTGCTCGCAGCGTAGGTCGCGAGATCGAGGAGGCCAGGACAGAGGCGGCGTCGGCAAACCAGCGTGCCGACCTGCTGGCGCGCGACCTGGCGGAGGCCCGCGAGGACCTCCTaaagatgagggagctggtggccggcaacgagatGCAGTGGCACGGACTCGAGCACCGGATGTCAGAGCTCGAGGGCCACATGATCGACATCCGCAGTTCGCTGCGAACGTCGTTCACCAGCCTGCACCAACTCGCCGAGGAGCGTGGTGTCACGACTACCATCTCGGCGCACCCCgatgagttctcgctgacgtcgTCGCTTGTGGAACTGGctacggcgatggaggagattcCCTCCAAGCACGCGGCCAGTATCAGtgaggagacgtccaacggcATCTACACCAGGGCGTGa